The genome window AGCCACTCGCCGCCACTCATCCCCTGGCTCTGGTAGGCGAAGAACCAGTCCTCCACGTTGAGGGAAGGCGCCTGCATGGCGACCATGGCGGCGGTCTCCTTGGCCTGGGCCTCGTAGGGATCGCCTTCGTCGACGGTGCGGCGGGGCACGCTGTGCGCGGTGAAGATGACGGGGACACGCGCGCCGGCCTCGGCGCAGGCTTTTTTCCAGCCGGCCTCGAGCTTCTCGGCGAAGGCGCGGATGAGCAGCGGGTGGTCGTGCCAGTTCTCTACGAAATCCACCTGGAATGGCGGCGTGCCCAGCGATTGCCGGTAGAGTCCGACGCTGGTGCGCGAATTCTGAGGTGCCAGGCAGATGCTGATGGCCTTCTGCACGCCGTCGCGCGCCATCTGCGCCACAACTTCGGCGACGAACGGCTTCCAGTTGCGCATGCCGACGTAGGTGGGCAGGCCGGTGAGTGTCTGCACGCTCTGGCCCTGGCGCAATGTGATCTCGGTGAGGGGAGAGCGGCCGATCAGGCTGTAGCGGTGCTTGACCTCAACGACGACCGCTTCCGGCATCGGCCGGCCGCCGGTGATGCGCTTCAGGAACTCGGGCACGTCCGCCGGGGAGTCGGGGCTGCCGTGGGCGAGGAGCAGGACCGCGAGTTTGGGATTAGAGGCCAAGGCGTTTCGTCTAGAGTGTGTGGCGCGGGCGTGTCGCCCGCGCACCCGGCCGACACGGCCGGGCCACACATTCACGGTCCTTCATTGCACCACGCTGCTTATGGAGAACTCGCGCACGAATTCGACCAGCGCTTTCACGTTCTCCACCGGCGTTTCCTGCAGGATGCCGTGTCCGAGGTTGAAGATGTGTCCCGGGCGTCCGGCGGCGCGGCGCAGGACCTCGTGGGCGCGGCGCCGCAGGGTCTTCTGGTCGGCGAAGAGCAGCACCGGGTCGAG of Terriglobales bacterium contains these proteins:
- the hemH gene encoding ferrochelatase; its protein translation is MASNPKLAVLLLAHGSPDSPADVPEFLKRITGGRPMPEAVVVEVKHRYSLIGRSPLTEITLRQGQSVQTLTGLPTYVGMRNWKPFVAEVVAQMARDGVQKAISICLAPQNSRTSVGLYRQSLGTPPFQVDFVENWHDHPLLIRAFAEKLEAGWKKACAEAGARVPVIFTAHSVPRRTVDEGDPYEAQAKETAAMVAMQAPSLNVEDWFFAYQSQGMSGGEWLGPTVESVIDKLHGEGHRAVFLQPIGFVCDHVEVLYDIDIAFREYAAKKGMRLWRAESLNDSPTFAAAVAEVVRSRLEPDKKPNLVQLGS
- a CDS encoding uroporphyrinogen decarboxylase family protein, giving the protein LDPVLLFADQKTLRRRAHEVLRRAAGRPGHIFNLGHGILQETPVENVKALVEFVREFSISSVVQ